aaataatccaATTCTGTTATATAATACAAAACAGTATGTATCCGTCCATACCTATTTCATCCCTAAATAGAGGCTACATCCATAAAATTTAtctttgtcagaaaaaaaatgtgggtACACATTGCAAAATTGCACTGGTTAAGCCGCACTGAGGTGTTTTACAAAGCAGTTGCTGGGGAAAATGTCTGGCTTGTATTCAGATTCACACAATTTATTACTTTTAGAGGATCAGAAAGTGGCATTAGATATATAGGGTGTtccagttttaagctttaatagtctacattaaagaaaaaaatcaacaactaaCCACTTACTTTCAGGTATTAATAGAGGAATGAAAATTCTGTTGATAGGAAAAGCATCGTGACATAgtggatctgagtttgaattatTGGTACTGATATTCAGTAATTGTATATCACTTTCTACAACCTTTCTGACCAatagtttctctatttgtaataTTACTAATATTTTTCTATCTACCTATAAGAATTatgatgaggaaaatgctttgtatttgtttgaatTATTGGTACTGATATTCAGTAATTGTATATCACTTTCTACAACCTTTCTGACCAatagtttctctatttgtaataTTACTAATATTTTTCTATCTACCTATAAGAATTatgatgaggaaaatgctttgtaaactgtaaaatgctaAAATAGtaggaaaatgtatatttaagGCTTGTATGAGGAAAATAATCTACTTGTGGAAAGACAGAAGCTTGAATCATGGTTTAAAAAAAGCTCTTAAAAAAGATTAGGATCTTGAGCAACTTTATGGGAAAAAGCCCAACAACCTGACTCTAGTGAACATTAATCAGTTTTCATTGCTTTATTTTTACTGTTAATCCCTAATGTataaataatgtatatatttttacaaaGCGGAATAACTTTGTATAGattttcattttctgcttttttttcacttggtattatgtcattttaaattttcatgTGTTAATACAGGCTATGTAATTGTCATTTCAATAGCAGCATTTCATCTGATAATTATACTATTATTTAGCCATTCTTCTATTGTTcgtcattgtgttgctgaaaataAAGGTTTTGAAGAGTTGAAAAGGTGAGCTCAAAaagttaaattaataaaatttattttctgaactcagtgatattttaaaattaatttcattttacaaaaacaGACAGGAGGAGTCTGTTATGTCAACAAAGGTAGATTTTCTTTAGTTAATCGTTCTAAGATtctatataaacattttaaaatgaacttcAATGTTTTTAAGTTATGAAATCAGCTTTTCACTGTACTTAGGTAGTTAGGATAGgttataaatgaatatatatagcctttttttcatatttcaaggATATATAATTTCACTGGTTTCACTGCTTTCATTCTTTTCCACAAACCCTGTTCCAAACATCCCTATCTGTATCAACTGAACCATTGttcttccagttacccaggttccTTCACACTCTACTTTCCTTCACATAACCAATAAAGTGCCAAGTCTagttaattcttcttcacaacatctctcaaatataacCCCTTCCCTTCACTCACAGGGCAGTCATCCTAATTCTGGCCTTCTTCACTTCCTACATAGAATATTGcaatagtttcctaattggtTTTCTTGTCACAaggttttctcttctcccatccaTTCTCCACCCAACTGCCAAAGTGGTATTTTTAAGAGCAAAGGTGTGACCAAGTCATTTTCCTGATCAATGAACTCTAGTGCTTCTCTATTTTTTATGTTCTAATCCAAACTCCTGTAGATAGCATTCAAAGGCCTTCCCAGCCTAAATTATCTCTGTAGGCTTACTACACTTTATCCCCTTTCGTTCAATCTTTGGTCTACCCAAACTGTCTGTGTCGTTCATCCTACAAGACATTTTATTTCCCATCTGCTTGCTTGCATACATGCTGTCCCCTAGGTCTGGAATGCAAACCTTCCTCCCTTGTGCTTAAAagtccctcatttccttcaaaattcagttcagaTGCTCTTTCTTGACACCTTTCCCCTCAACTGCTAGTGCTGTACCCCATATACGTCCATGTTGTGTCCAACTACAGAAACTAAGTTCCCTGAAGGTAGAACAACATTACAAAAGGCTATGGTACCAGTgctttttatgtatttgtaaatATTGAATGGAAATGAATTTGGTCCACAGAAACAATGCTGTGAATGGGCAATAGGACAAGTGAGATTACAACCTAATCTGGTTATAGTGTATGAATGGCAGCCTAGGTTGAGGCAAAATTACATGTGATATGCTTGTACtgttaagaaaatcatttttctcACAATGTAGCTTTCCCAAAACATTTTACGTTAGAGTCTCAATTCATTGAAAAAGGATATAAAGATACTTTCCTTGTTGCATGTTTGACAAATTCCAAACTTCATCATTGAGGAAAGAAACTGTGGCTCCCTTAAGGAAAAGGCAGTGGCTGTCTGGAGGATCCAACTTTAATAAAAcatagaaatattaattaaatcaTTCTGAGTCGATCAATGGAGAGCTGATTAATTTCTTGATCAAgtatatttaaaaagttaaaatttgcATGTTTTTGTATTTGTGACAGTTACAAAACAATGTCCCAATCAAAAGCAACTGGCATGTACCTTTTGATAACGGAAgatacaagaggaaaaaaatgtgtgtgttctCCCCCCATCCCATACCATTAAATCcaagaatattaaaataatttgccatttcctacatTAAGAGGTAAGTAACTAGGTGGCTCCGtgtagagcacctggcctggagtcaggaatacctgagttcaaatctggcctcagacattcactagctgtatgaccctgggcaagtcatttaacttctgtctgtcttaattcactggaaaaggaaatggcaaagcactccaatatctttgccaaggtcacaaagaatcagacactattgaacaacaacattaGAATGGCATAATATTACAAAAAGGTTGCCAACTCTCCTCTGACAAAATTTTATTAGCTTATAGGAATAGTTTCAAAGATCAACCTGCTCAGTGTGAAAGACTGGTATAGACATGTATAAAACACTTATTAGTTTCATTTGCATTAGGGATTGGTGATAATTGAATGGAGTAAAGCTAAAGTTTGCCTTTGTATTGCATAAATATTAAGTTAAATAAGCTGACAGTATAAATAAGGTTTCCTGGAGAAAATGTCTAAATTACTtagcagaaaaaaatattcttaagaAACCAGTTCCTTCAGAAGTCAATATTTCCAAATCATTGTTATACTAATTACAAATTCTTATCcaagtaatttaaaatttttattaggtAACACTGTCACATTTCATTTAGTCCTGGGTACCAAATCTAGTTGAAAGTGATAAAactacatttcttttaaaaatattctagaatttagactttttaagaaaataaaacacatttcctaAGACCTAGCAATTAATCTGAACTTCTCAGGATATTGTTCTTTACTAATTAAATATCCCTGATAAAGGTATTGCTAGAGTTTGTGATATTTATTACCTGAAGATTTTCTTCTGTGGTTACCCAGTGGCCTCCAACACCAAGAAGTGTGATGATATCATGCTTGTGTGGTAGTAGTTGTAATTTTAAAGTAGGCTCCTCATCTTTACTATACAATCTCACTTACaagggaataggaaaaaaaaagcattcaataTTTATTTGCACATAATCATTTATTtctcaaaaattgttttatttctgtttttaacaCATAGCAATAATGAAGATtttcaattcagaaaaaaagacatgATGCATTTTGTGTTCTgaaactttaaaattaaattttctgtATAAAAACTGTACATTAAAATTGTAAACTGAATAACTAATTCTAAACATAAATGAACTTAAATGTGAAAATCTATACACATTTGAAAAGTAGGCCAGGTATAATGACAAATAATTTACTGTGGTAATTTAACCATAAAGCTTAACATGACAGATAGCTTTAAgaaatcagttaaaaaaaaagctgcacTTTTAAATGCTGAACCCATATTCTGTaacagcagtggtgtcaaactcaaatagaaatggggccactaagtTGTACATAAGGATTCTTGTGGGCCATGTAtggacttagttttaaaatgtaacattaccAACATTTAATTGTATTcctattcattttgttaaatatttcccaattatatttaatttggTTTGGTGCAGTCTGCATGTCTGAAACTACAGATGTTCACAGCAATCATAATAACACAGAGTCTTAAACTTTTAGTAGCGGGAACTCAAAACTTCTAacccaatttccttttctgaaactgTCATTTAAGTTTCCAAATGAAAGAATTCTTTTTCATTAACTTGATCAGGggaaaaatgtatacatatacttcaACTTTCAAAAATGCTCTGAGTTATAATTTCCATAAAAGgtggaatataaacaaaaatgaagtcattttTCCTAAGTTTTAAAATCATTGTCTTCCTCATTCAATGATACCAAGAGTAACCTTTTAAGCTATGGGTAAAAATACTAAAAGTATTACCTGGTTGTTCTTTAGACAGAGTATAATAGCTAAATTATTCTTTGTGTAACAACAACTAACTTGAGCACCTACATGAAAGTGGTTGGCCAGTAAATATTTTTCTGAATAAATGATTGCTTGTTACAGCCAAATAAGTGAAAAAGGAACAAATATAATCCTTGAGTCATGTACATATTCTATTTGTAGAAAatttgtagaatgtaagctacatTATTGCAGGGATTGCTTCATTTCAGTTTTTGTGCTTAACCTGGTAATGTACTTAATATATGTTCACTGAATGTCTGTCATTCTGAACCTACTCAAGTTCATGCTCCTTCCTTTACAACCCTCTGGCCAGTTTGTAATGACCAACACCAGACCTGAGGGTATTTCTTGATGCTAATAAAAATGCCCAAGAAATGGAGGCAGCTGTATTCCTCTACAGCCTGGTATGTAGAGGGTGGAAGGAAAAGGTCTCAGCCCGTCCTTTCTTGGAATTATCAAGTGTCTGACACCACAGTGATACAGTCTAACTAATAACTTGGGCTAATGTCCATAAAACCTGGGACAAACCTTAGTAAGTTTATTAATTATGGTCCTGTTTAGAGTTTTCTTGTGAAGAGTAATCTTTTATTAGCTTCCTGAGAAATATTAGTCTATTTAAATACAAATACCAGAGCAGTCATAttctgaaataagaaaaaaaaaaacaatgtaattCATAATCATTTGTGAGATTCAAGTTTCTCTAACTTTCGCAAATGAAAGTAATAACAGATATATGTGCTGGAGCCAGCCTGAACTAGCTTACAAGAGCCAATTACtcagttttcagtgtgagcattaatAACCTGGAAATCAGAAAATGCTATACATCAGGGCTTTATTTGTTGTTTTGCTGACTTgttagacttaataaagtgatggagaatatgttagtaatgcagattaatcATAAAAATGTGTTATGCAtaaacatccccccccccccccgagagccacagttgttaaacatttaccagcagacTTACTGGTAACAAAGGAGATATTAGTTTAAATAAATGAGTTCTTTAAATTGACAAAAGAATGCCCTCAATTAATgaatttcttaattatttcttgttcttgTACATTATCCTAAGAGCCCACATTTGACCAtcacagatatttttaaaaagggcatCTTTGAAATTCAACCAACGAAAGAACTACAAGTGctatttatttagcatatttcTTCGTTATTACAAACCTCCAGCATCTAGGACAATATCTACTCCTATGCCACCTGTTTCTTCCAAACAGCTTTCAGCAACATCAACTTTTCCATTAGACACATCTATCACTCGAACTATAAAGGACAGAAAATTAGACAATTACACAATATTCTCTATCAAAACATACTCACCATAGATTGGGGTTGGAAGActataaaaaagagaataaaaattctGTCCTCCAAAATATGTTAAGTGaatgataaattaaaaaagaaaaaatacaaagcaaaattATAGTTTTAATCGGACAAAATTTTAAGGAACTAGTtcaagaaagaaatggtaaatttgACAGCTCAAATTCAGAAAACATAGATGTAAAGGACCAAGTCCTTATTGGGCATGAATTACTAAAAATGACGGATCTACAAATCTATCTACAAATATAAACTACACAAATAAATCACTTGATTCATGTGAAAGACGACTATGAAATTTCAATCTTGGCTTCAGGTCACTATTTGTTTAGGTATAATGGATACTTTTTACCCTTAATAGAACCAAACAGATGTAGGCAGGACAGTACTTACCTACCAAGGGTTGTTTTAGTCCTTCTCAAACATAGGCATCCCCCAAAATGAGGATATAGAAAAAGAACATGATAATTTTAGCACTCGAGTAGTAAAACTTAAACCAAATCAAACCCAACAAATGATTATTTTTAGGTACTGTATTAATGAAAactacagaatttttaaaaatttctcacaATAGTATACAAAAAGGGTACCAATACTCTCTCTTACCAAAGATGGCAAAAACCTTTCAATTATCAGTCTGAACACATGAAGAAATTGTAATTCTCCTTATCTGAAGTTTTATcgataccttttgtttttgtatcacattAAGTTTCAAATATATCCTTGCCTCTGCTCATCAatccttcctttgtaacaaagattttttttctaaaaagccATAATTTCATAAAACAAATGGACACATTGACTGTGTCTGACAGCACATGCAACACTGCCCACTCAAAGCCTCTCCACATCTTCTCTGAACTTCTCCAATAAAAGGAAGGAGGTAGAATAATGCATCACATCTCGCAACAATCTCAATTGCCAAACATGATGGCCTTTTTTCAATCAGCATTCCTCTCTATTTCCTCTGCAGGACAATGAATGAATTGACAATGAAGACCACTGTTTCCTCCcagatattttcttctctctgggttttttgaCACTTTTTCCTCTTGGCTCTCTATTTACTTGATCATCATCCCACCTGCTAATTGTGTGTTTATCCTAAGACTCAGTCCCAAACcctctctattttttctcttgGTGACTTCATTAGGTCTTATCACTTCCATATCTACATATTCAGCCCTGGTGTCTTGCCTAAACTTCAGTCCCACATTACCAAATACCTATACTTCAAAACAGATGTGCTTTTATAGTCATCTAAAATTCAAAAGAGAAtgcattatcttttccctaaaattCAATGCTCTTGATGAATTCCCTAACTTTCTTCAAGGTCATGACTGTCCTTCCAGTTGCCCAGGTTTGCAATCTCAGAGTCATCTTGGACTTTTTACCCTCCACTCCACATACccattcagttgccaagtcttatcagtTCTACTTCTGAAACATCTCTTaaatccttccccttctttctgctcACATGGCCACAACTCTAGTTTAGGCCCTCCTCATCTTTTAACTGTACAAGTGAAtgaatttctaattcttcttcctgcctcaagtctttcccttctGGAATCCATTCTCTTACAAAGCTGTCAAAGTGCAATTCCTCAAACAGAGGTTTGATCATATTACCTTCATGTTCAATAGGTCACAACAGTTTCCCATTATTGCTAAAATCCATCATGAACTCCTCtgatatttaaagcctttcccagctacatagtaggtgccttCAACCTACCTACGTAGGCTTATTTATACATGACTCCTTTTCATGGACTCCTCAGTTCagttaaacaatttttttttcttgctgctccccccagaaaaaaaattccatctgtcggcttcaggctttttcacagGATGTTTCTCCCATTcgatatgagctccttgagaacaggagctgtcctttgcctttctttgtaccagtgcttagagcacagtgcctggcacatagtaggtgcttaatgaattttatttttctttttatcattcatGCTTAGTCCTGGTTGAGACATAGTAGAATCTCagcaaatgcttgctgactaattGGAAATTCTTACAAATGTTTATATGTAGGTAGTACTGAGATagtttggaattgtcttgtgtttttcccttttctactgcAAAAACGTAAATATATTGATACAACGGTGGGCTTGTAACCCAACTTTGCCTACTCTTGCCTATGATGTTTTCCAAACTGAGCTCAGGAGATAAGTGACCACAACTGTTACACCCTATGAACATACCAAATATCAAGCAATACTGGCAGATAAGCACTTTAGTGCTATTGTGTCCTAAAGATTACTTATCAGGATTGTGGAAGGGTCCTTCACTAATTTTATTCTGCAAGGCTGGGACAGTGAAAGATCACCTCTTCAGGTACAGTAACTAGCCTCTTCGAAATGAAGTGTATTTAGGGATAGAGGTAGAGGTTTAAGTgcagagaagaatgtactggccagagaaagaagtggactgggaagaaatccaagggaaatgtttcttcttattttgtttttactcacttttttcttgctgcttcttctatttattttgtcttaGTGGTAGCAGAGGTAGAAGCTGCACCACTATGATGTAACCCCTCAAGAACCTAGCCCAATTATGGCGGTGGCAGTAACACACAGCAGCACAGTCAACGTGGACAAAGGGCACGCAATTCCCCTAGTGATGCAGAACTTACAGAGTGGCCTGACAAGAATGTAAATGGGGTAGCAAGAAGCTGCTCTACTTGGCAACTgttatcttctcttttctcctttttaatgctttctcctttctcagcttcatcttcttttcttttttcaaactgAACCCCTTGGTACCTATTATTCTTTTCCACGCCTTCtctacctttccttttcctcttttactatttcctttccatctcccttTCCTTTATGATGCTCCTTTCCATCCTCATGACTGTTCAAGCATGTTAAGGCTTTTCAAAAGTGTATCTCCATTCTACCATCTGCTCCCtacccgccccacccccccacctctccCTGTCCAGCAAACAAGAAAACTCTGTCAAACTAAATTGAAGAGGATCATATACCTATCTCAGGCAATCACATACAGAATTTAagaataaaattcttaaataaaatttaagaaaaaagaaaaatcaggaaacaaGTGTTGTAGAAACAAACTAGCTGAATGAAGTAAGAAAGGCTTTAAAGCCTTTCTAAATATTTCAAAGTTCACTTCATTGAAAAGCCTGAACAGAGAGACAAAAATGTGATATGGAACATAAAAAGCagcttaaaattaatttaaataaactaatttagcacagaaatttttttttattttaaaaatatttactttggtttgaaatgttttattttttatttatagtaaAAATTAAAACTGTACAATATACTTTATCTTCAAAACTTTGCATTaggaatatattaagaaataTAACTTACCTATTGCAGGCCTAAGTCTTTCAAGGTACTGTTTATCTTCAAGATTGTATGCTGTTGAAATAACTTTGGCCCCTCTGTGGTGCGCTAACTGAATAGCTATTGTACCCAATGCCTGTGTACAGAGGAAATACATAAACATGTGTAtgttttttatatgtgtgtgtgtgtgtatacacacacacacacacatatatatgtatatatatatatatatacttttttacattaacttacatacacatatgaattCAAGACCATGATGAATGTACCTGAGAGCACAACTAATTCGATTTGTGGAATTCCTAAAGTCTATGACAAAGAAAGGGAGTTATATTCTTTCAAGATGGTGATAATAAAAGAGAACAATTTTCTGGTATATATTATTTAGTATCCTATATTCAAGATGTTCTTACTCCTGGCAAATATGGCaaatatttttgctgtttttttggtGTGGCTAAAACCTAAGCTCTTTCACTCTCACTTTCTTGTATTTGTTCAACTCAacttagtaagcatttatgtCCCAGGTCTTGTGCTAGACATTGAGTGAAATAGTAGACATATTTTGTAGACAATTGGCAAGACATAGGGATAAAGTCTATGGCCATGGCAACGAGAAAAACCTTTTTAGAGGAATAAACCTATGACCTTTGGCCTCATTAGCAATATATTCTAAACTAAttctattatacatatacatatatatgtaaatacacacatatgtagctATGAGACTCCCTTCTCTTTGAAGATCAAAGCATTTTAAGATGTAATATCCTTCCAGTAACACTTGACATAAACATAGTGCGAACTTTATTATTGCAGTTTTAAAGAACTGTGAGTCAGTGATGAAGGATTCCTATCAGACCAGTGTTTAGCCCTAAGACTAAAGTGCCTTTAATAACCTCTTAAGTTTTATAGACATTGcagaaaaaatgtaaatggtATAATATTTTAGATGTATATTTAGATGTATTACTGACAAGATAAGAATACTAAAGACAGAAGTTTAGTTCACAAATTAATACCTGAGAAAACCTGTTGTGAAACTTATGGAAGAGTTATCTTTTTAATTTAGCTGCAGGGGGAGACGATGCCTTTTTTCTGGCCTTTCTTTGAAAACAGGTTAAAATCTCTCAAGTGTAAACCTTAGGTACTCATGGGCTATGCCTACAGATAAGTATCAAAGTTATAACACATTGATTTAGGTTGTTTTCTTTTGAACTTCTTTAGGAGGTTCAGAATAAGTTACAGCTAGCACATGCTTCCGGTCATATCTCATAGACTGATGAAAGCCACTCAATGCCAACACAAAGTGTGACAGTGGAAGAGACAAAGCATCATTAGCATAAGGACCAGGACAGCATACCGGGCAGTCTGTTTTTTGTTTCCCTGGtttactttgtttttatcatACTTTAATTCTAAAACAGAATTATTGTACCCACACTTGCTCCATCCATTATGAGCACTGATTttccaggagagagatgagaaagaaaatgcaGAGCTGTGTAGGAACGTATCCCATCACGGATGACTCCTGCCGCTTCAGCCCATGTGACCTTTTCTGGTTTATGTACTTGTGAAGAGAATAATagaggagaaaagcaaaaaaagttatttttattagaGTCTGACATTATATCTTACTACTGAATATTTTAGAGAAAAAGCAAAGCCAAGCCAATTTTCTTAGTAGGCAGTGTAGGCCCATATTGTAGATTATGATTTGATTAACATATAAATCTCACTGTACCTCAGTTttaccttctgtaaaatggggaaaatgatagaTGCTTTACAGGTTTCTGATATTACAATGTGCAAGATATCATTATAATCACCATTTGTTTCTTTACGACAAAGTTTACGCTTCATGAAAAGACTGAGATAAGGCAGCAGAACAGACAGatggctggccttggagtcaagaagactttagTCGTGCCTCCGATATATACTAGTTCTGTGCCCCTGACAAttttctaagattgtaaattaAAGATGAGTGCTGATC
This Trichosurus vulpecula isolate mTriVul1 chromosome 2, mTriVul1.pri, whole genome shotgun sequence DNA region includes the following protein-coding sequences:
- the CRYZL1 gene encoding quinone oxidoreductase-like protein 1 isoform X1; amino-acid sequence: MRGLYFQQSSPGEEISFVFQEKENLPDIKDNYVKLQVKACALSWINTKLLSEMKLEKEFFPVGREIAGVVLEVGSKVSFFHPDDEVVGILPLDSEESGLCEIVRIHEHYLVHKPEKVTWAEAAGVIRDGIRSYTALHFLSHLSPGKSVLIMDGASALGTIAIQLAHHRGAKVISTAYNLEDKQYLERLRPAIGLKQPLVVRVIDVSNGKVDVAESCLEETGGIGVDIVLDAGVRLYSKDEEPTLKLQLLPHKHDIITLLGVGGHWVTTEENLQLDPPDSHCLFLKGATVSFLNDEVWNLSNMQQGKYLCILKDVMEKLSTGVFRPLLDEPVPPYDAKVSMEIVQKNQTRKKQVIQF
- the CRYZL1 gene encoding quinone oxidoreductase-like protein 1 isoform X4 encodes the protein MRGLYFQQSSPGEEISFVFQEKENLPDIKDNYVKLQVKACALSWINTKLLSEMKLEKEFFPVGREIAGVVLEGILPLDSEESGLCEIVRIHEHYLVHKPEKVTWAEAAGVIRDGIRSYTALHFLSHLSPGKSVLIMDGASALGTIAIQLAHHRGAKVISTAYNLEDKQYLERLRPAIGLKQPLVVRVIDVSNGKVDVAESCLEETGGIGVDIVLDAGVRLYSKDEEPTLKLQLLPHKHDIITLLGVGGHWVTTEENLQLDPPDSHCLFLKGATVSFLNDEVWNLSNMQQGKYLCILKDVMEKLSTGVFRPLLDEPVPPYDAKVSMEIVQKNQTRKKQVIQF
- the CRYZL1 gene encoding quinone oxidoreductase-like protein 1 isoform X6, whose product is MRGLYFQQSSPGEEISFVFQEKENLPDIKDNYVKLQVKACALSWINTKLLSEMKLEKEFFPVGREIAGVVLEVGSKVSFFHPDDEVVGILPLDSEESGLCEIVRIHEHYLVHKPEKVTWAEAAGVIRDGIRSYTALHFLSHLSPGKSVLIMDGASALGTIAIQLAHHRGAKVISTAYNLEDKQYLERLRPAIGLKQPLVVRVIDVSNGKVDVAESCLEETGGIGVDIVLDAGVRLYSKDEEPTLKLQLLPHKHDIITLLGVGGHWVTTEENLQLDPPDSHCLFLKGATVSFLNDEVWNLSNMQQGKYLCTHLKRCNGEAVNWCFQTSFR
- the CRYZL1 gene encoding quinone oxidoreductase-like protein 1 isoform X3, with protein sequence MRGLYFQQSSPGEEISFVFQEKENLPDIKDNYVKLQVKACALSWINTKLLSEMKLEKEFFPVGREIAGVVLEDDEVVGILPLDSEESGLCEIVRIHEHYLVHKPEKVTWAEAAGVIRDGIRSYTALHFLSHLSPGKSVLIMDGASALGTIAIQLAHHRGAKVISTAYNLEDKQYLERLRPAIGLKQPLVVRVIDVSNGKVDVAESCLEETGGIGVDIVLDAGVRLYSKDEEPTLKLQLLPHKHDIITLLGVGGHWVTTEENLQLDPPDSHCLFLKGATVSFLNDEVWNLSNMQQGKYLCILKDVMEKLSTGVFRPLLDEPVPPYDAKVSMEIVQKNQTRKKQVIQF
- the CRYZL1 gene encoding quinone oxidoreductase-like protein 1 isoform X5; translation: MRGLYFQQSSPGEEISFVFQEKENLPDIKDNYVKLQVKACALSWINTKLLSEMKLEKEFFPVGREIAGVVLEGILPLDSEESGLCEIVRIHEHYLVHKPEKVTWAEAAGVIRDGIRSYTALHFLSHLSPGKSVLIMDGASALGTIAIQLAHHRGAKVISTAYNLEDKQYLERLRPAIVRVIDVSNGKVDVAESCLEETGGIGVDIVLDAGVRLYSKDEEPTLKLQLLPHKHDIITLLGVGGHWVTTEENLQLDPPDSHCLFLKGATVSFLNDEVWNLSNMQQGKYLCILKDVMEKLSTGVFRPLLDEPVPPYDAKVSMEIVQKNQTRKKQVIQF
- the CRYZL1 gene encoding quinone oxidoreductase-like protein 1 isoform X2 produces the protein MRGLYFQQSSPGEEISFVFQEKENLPDIKDNYVKLQVKACALSWINTKLLSEMKLEKEFFPVGREIAGVVLEVGSKVSFFHPDDEVVGILPLDSEESGLCEIVRIHEHYLVHKPEKVTWAEAAGVIRDGIRSYTALHFLSHLSPGKSVLIMDGASALGTIAIQLAHHRGAKVISTAYNLEDKQYLERLRPAIVRVIDVSNGKVDVAESCLEETGGIGVDIVLDAGVRLYSKDEEPTLKLQLLPHKHDIITLLGVGGHWVTTEENLQLDPPDSHCLFLKGATVSFLNDEVWNLSNMQQGKYLCILKDVMEKLSTGVFRPLLDEPVPPYDAKVSMEIVQKNQTRKKQVIQF